A stretch of Longibacter salinarum DNA encodes these proteins:
- a CDS encoding R2-like ligand-binding oxidase: protein MGSAATDPYRSSFRTSSQGLDYDLVPMRLWRKAKSLGTWDPAEIDFSKDASDWQSLADDERDLLLRLTSQFAGGEESVTLDLLPMLMLVGREGRVEEEMFLTSYLWEEAKHVEGFDRFLRTVVNATGSLEHYFTDAYRTIFYEELPRSMNALKTDSSPETVARAAVTYQMIVEGTLAETGYHAYYTVLEARDILPGMQTFIRNVQRDESRHVGYGVYLLSRLVAEHGPAVWDVIDERMGELIALAISNIQETLGGYDPVPFGISPDDFVEYGMGQFQKRFARIEKARSQSLDEVLYDGASSSADGNGARGSASTRSASLPS from the coding sequence ATGGGTTCTGCCGCGACCGATCCGTATCGCTCTTCCTTTCGCACGTCCAGCCAGGGTCTTGACTATGACCTCGTCCCCATGCGTCTATGGCGAAAAGCCAAATCCCTGGGTACGTGGGATCCCGCAGAGATCGACTTTTCAAAGGACGCAAGCGACTGGCAGTCCCTGGCCGATGACGAACGCGACCTCCTCTTGCGTCTGACGTCGCAATTCGCGGGCGGGGAAGAGTCCGTCACGCTCGACCTCTTACCCATGCTGATGCTCGTCGGCCGAGAGGGACGCGTCGAGGAAGAGATGTTTCTCACCTCCTACCTGTGGGAGGAGGCCAAACACGTCGAAGGCTTCGACCGCTTCCTCCGTACTGTGGTAAATGCAACGGGCAGCCTCGAACACTACTTCACCGACGCCTATCGCACGATCTTTTACGAGGAGCTTCCTCGGAGCATGAACGCGCTCAAAACGGATTCTTCGCCCGAGACCGTGGCGCGGGCAGCCGTTACCTACCAGATGATCGTCGAGGGCACGCTCGCCGAGACGGGGTACCACGCCTACTACACTGTGCTGGAAGCACGAGACATTCTTCCGGGGATGCAGACCTTCATTCGAAACGTGCAGCGAGACGAGTCCCGTCACGTTGGCTACGGCGTGTACCTGCTGTCGCGGCTCGTCGCAGAGCACGGACCAGCGGTATGGGATGTGATTGACGAGCGGATGGGAGAACTGATTGCGCTCGCCATAAGCAACATTCAGGAGACACTCGGCGGATATGACCCGGTCCCCTTCGGCATCTCTCCCGATGACTTCGTGGAGTACGGAATGGGTCAGTTTCAGAAACGCTTCGCAAGAATCGAGAAGGCCCGGTCACAATCTCTCGACGAGGTGCTGTACGATGGGGCCAGCTCCTCTGCCGACGGGAATGGGGCACGCGGGAGTGCGAGCACAAGATCTGCTTCCCTTCCATCCTAA
- a CDS encoding CvpA family protein, with amino-acid sequence MMTYLDWFILIALAGGLVRGLMAGAIRQVASIFGLILAFILGVQLMRPIGAMTVDTIGLSESTAPIVGFVVVFGGVQLIVIALARMIEAAVESLNLSFANRAAGGALGAFKAALLLSVLFLVTTQAGLPDDKTQKASALYTPIAEVLPGTWDRVAPYLPAVQQASEAFGRSVRPQLQNGGESETSNDTSAEPETDTDAARETDPDSLSADL; translated from the coding sequence ATGATGACATATCTCGACTGGTTCATCCTGATCGCCCTTGCAGGAGGGCTCGTGCGCGGACTCATGGCAGGGGCGATCCGGCAGGTTGCAAGTATCTTCGGCCTGATCCTCGCCTTTATTCTCGGCGTCCAGCTCATGCGCCCTATCGGTGCGATGACGGTCGACACGATCGGGCTATCAGAGTCGACCGCGCCGATTGTCGGATTCGTCGTTGTGTTCGGCGGTGTGCAACTGATTGTAATCGCGCTCGCACGAATGATTGAGGCAGCCGTCGAATCGCTGAACCTGTCGTTCGCGAATCGTGCTGCCGGTGGCGCGCTCGGAGCGTTCAAGGCGGCGCTTCTGCTCAGCGTATTATTTCTCGTGACCACCCAGGCCGGCTTGCCGGACGATAAGACGCAGAAGGCGTCTGCCCTGTACACACCGATTGCGGAGGTGCTGCCCGGGACATGGGATCGCGTGGCACCATACCTTCCAGCTGTGCAACAGGCTTCCGAAGCGTTCGGTCGTAGTGTTCGTCCTCAACTTCAGAATGGAGGCGAGAGCGAAACGTCTAACGACACGAGCGCAGAACCGGAGACGGACACAGACGCAGCGCGCGAGACGGACCCGGATTCGCTTTCGGCAGACCTCTAA
- a CDS encoding GatB/YqeY domain-containing protein, whose product MAEQSIMDRVTQEITDAMKARDKVRLRTLRGLRSALMNKTIEKREGGDAQLDDTEQLAVVRKQVKQRKDSIEQFEEAGRDDLVAKEQEELEVLKEFMPEPMSDEKLEETIDAIIEDVGASDMSDMGAVMGRAMGQLRGKVDGSRVQRVVKEKLG is encoded by the coding sequence ATGGCAGAGCAATCGATCATGGACCGCGTCACGCAGGAGATTACGGACGCGATGAAAGCACGCGATAAAGTCCGGCTTCGTACGCTTCGTGGACTGCGCTCGGCGCTGATGAACAAAACGATCGAGAAGCGTGAGGGCGGCGACGCTCAACTAGACGATACCGAGCAGCTCGCCGTCGTGCGCAAGCAGGTTAAGCAGCGGAAGGACTCGATCGAGCAATTCGAGGAGGCGGGACGCGACGATCTCGTGGCGAAGGAACAGGAAGAGCTCGAGGTTCTGAAGGAGTTCATGCCCGAGCCGATGTCTGACGAGAAGCTTGAGGAAACCATCGATGCGATCATCGAGGACGTCGGCGCGTCTGATATGTCGGACATGGGCGCCGTGATGGGCCGAGCGATGGGCCAGCTTCGCGGAAAGGTGGACGGGTCCCGCGTGCAGCGAGTCGTGAAGGAAAAGCTCGGATAG
- a CDS encoding HPr family phosphocarrier protein, whose product MIERELTVRNKAGIHTRPASMIVRTASKYTSEVFLRRDRYEINAKSVIGVMTLAAEQGATLTLVVDGEDEHDAADALEDLFHNGFGEEI is encoded by the coding sequence ATGATTGAACGCGAGTTGACCGTTCGAAATAAAGCCGGTATCCACACGCGACCGGCGTCCATGATCGTTCGGACCGCTTCGAAATACACCAGCGAAGTATTCCTGCGCCGGGATCGGTACGAGATCAACGCGAAGAGTGTGATCGGCGTTATGACGCTGGCGGCCGAGCAGGGGGCGACCCTCACCCTGGTCGTGGACGGCGAAGACGAGCATGACGCGGCGGATGCGCTGGAAGATCTCTTCCACAATGGGTTCGGCGAAGAGATCTAA
- a CDS encoding polyprenyl synthetase family protein, translating to MIESPPDSKDRVDALRNRIDEALIDALKDRGPDLMYDPIRYVLRGGGKRVRPVLLTLVAQCYGADLDDVIDVALAVEVFHNFTLVHDDIMDDADERRGRASVHIKWDEGTAILAGDLMLALSYELLTANEALPARPLLAVYNRMVEQLCVGQRLDTHFETQDDVSVDDYLEMIDGKTAALLSACFELGAIAGGAPKDHVSTLSKAGRAAGRAFQIQDDLLDVTADSERWGKAVGGDLQNGKRTYVTLKALEIADGDDRVWFARLLDGGILASEVPEARQRMERLGVFDEARAAVQSYTEDAFERLSVLPEGAARSHLQWLLETLQARSH from the coding sequence ATGATAGAGTCTCCTCCTGATTCGAAGGATCGCGTTGACGCGCTTCGGAACCGGATCGACGAGGCGTTAATCGACGCGCTCAAAGATCGCGGTCCGGACCTGATGTACGATCCCATTCGCTACGTCCTCCGAGGAGGAGGGAAGCGCGTCCGTCCGGTCTTGCTCACGCTTGTCGCGCAGTGCTACGGTGCAGATCTCGACGACGTGATCGATGTCGCGCTTGCAGTCGAGGTGTTTCACAACTTCACGCTCGTTCATGACGACATCATGGACGATGCGGATGAGCGAAGGGGGAGGGCATCCGTCCATATCAAATGGGACGAAGGCACCGCTATCCTGGCCGGCGATCTGATGCTGGCGCTATCCTACGAATTGCTGACAGCCAATGAGGCGCTTCCCGCACGGCCGCTCCTAGCGGTCTACAACCGGATGGTCGAACAGCTCTGCGTCGGGCAGCGGCTCGATACGCACTTCGAAACGCAAGATGACGTGTCGGTCGATGACTACCTCGAGATGATCGACGGCAAAACCGCCGCCCTGTTGTCGGCTTGCTTCGAGCTCGGCGCGATCGCGGGCGGTGCGCCGAAGGATCACGTTTCCACGCTTTCAAAAGCCGGACGTGCTGCTGGACGGGCGTTTCAGATTCAGGATGATCTGCTCGATGTCACGGCGGACAGCGAGCGCTGGGGAAAAGCCGTCGGCGGCGATTTGCAGAATGGCAAGCGCACGTACGTTACGCTGAAAGCACTAGAGATCGCGGACGGGGATGATCGCGTCTGGTTTGCTCGACTTCTCGATGGCGGTATCCTGGCGAGCGAGGTGCCCGAGGCGCGGCAACGCATGGAGCGGCTCGGAGTTTTCGACGAGGCGCGCGCTGCGGTTCAGTCCTACACGGAAGACGCGTTCGAACGACTCAGTGTGCTGCCAGAAGGTGCTGCACGTTCGCATTTACAATGGCTTCTTGAGACATTGCAAGCACGCTCCCACTAG
- a CDS encoding adenylate kinase encodes MRIILFGPPGAGKGTQARLLESNRGLEQIATGNIIRSAMKNETPVGLEAKSYVEKGDLVPDKVVRKLAENAIADRDYDDFILDGYPRTTQQAEWLTEFEEANDAPIHACISLQVPDDVIVDRLSKRRVHKETGKTYHLDHDPPPADVDSDMVVQRDDDKPATVRNRLNVYREETEPLEDYYDRRGLLVKIDGTGSIDDVHHRINNVLDDLA; translated from the coding sequence ATGCGTATCATTCTGTTTGGCCCGCCCGGCGCGGGCAAAGGCACGCAGGCTCGACTTCTCGAAAGCAATCGGGGTCTTGAACAGATCGCGACAGGAAATATCATCCGCTCGGCGATGAAAAATGAGACGCCGGTGGGGCTGGAGGCGAAGTCGTACGTCGAGAAGGGGGACCTCGTACCGGACAAAGTGGTGCGAAAGCTTGCGGAGAACGCCATTGCTGATCGGGATTACGACGACTTTATCCTCGACGGATATCCGCGGACGACGCAGCAGGCGGAGTGGCTGACCGAATTTGAGGAGGCGAATGACGCTCCGATCCACGCCTGCATCAGCCTCCAGGTCCCCGATGACGTGATCGTGGATCGTCTTTCCAAGCGTCGTGTCCACAAGGAAACGGGGAAAACGTACCACCTCGACCATGACCCGCCGCCCGCGGACGTCGATTCGGACATGGTCGTGCAGCGCGATGACGACAAACCGGCGACCGTACGGAACCGGCTGAACGTGTATCGAGAGGAAACCGAGCCGCTGGAGGACTACTACGATCGTCGCGGACTCCTTGTCAAAATCGACGGTACCGGTTCGATCGACGATGTCCATCATCGCATCAACAACGTGCTGGACGACCTCGCGTAG
- a CDS encoding phage holin family protein: MASLPDRPGTEHPAQTPSRRGGKLQRMTDDTKGIVTDLREWIDLRLDLAVREINDKVDDAASQAALGVVLAILAFFTGLFGLTTIALGLGWWLGRPFWGFLIVSGLLSLVAFIVATVAKRHPIVVETPLFQKIRGDRYQSDDESTDSASDDTPSPESATSQAKTSQATPSADL, encoded by the coding sequence ATGGCTTCGCTTCCCGATCGACCGGGCACAGAGCATCCCGCGCAGACTCCGTCGCGCCGAGGCGGAAAGCTTCAGCGGATGACGGACGACACGAAGGGCATTGTGACGGATCTTCGCGAGTGGATCGATTTACGATTGGATCTCGCCGTTCGGGAGATTAATGATAAGGTCGACGACGCGGCGAGCCAGGCGGCGCTCGGCGTTGTACTCGCAATCCTGGCTTTCTTTACCGGCCTCTTCGGGTTGACGACCATCGCGTTAGGTCTGGGTTGGTGGCTCGGCCGCCCATTCTGGGGATTCCTGATCGTTTCCGGTCTGTTGTCTCTGGTTGCCTTCATCGTCGCTACTGTAGCAAAACGTCATCCGATTGTAGTGGAGACCCCTCTCTTTCAGAAGATTCGAGGCGACCGTTACCAAAGCGACGACGAGTCCACCGATAGCGCCTCGGATGACACGCCATCCCCGGAGTCGGCAACCTCCCAGGCCAAGACGTCGCAAGCCACACCGTCCGCCGACCTCTGA
- a CDS encoding NifU N-terminal domain-containing protein, with protein MPDFQTETTPNPNSLKITTDAGRFIDDGLVSASSPDDVPEDTLAHKLLSVKGVADILLLPAFLTISRTDGVAWSTLMPKVEDVLTRHFAERAKRT; from the coding sequence ATGCCCGACTTTCAGACCGAGACGACCCCGAACCCCAACAGTCTTAAGATTACGACGGACGCGGGTCGTTTCATCGATGATGGTCTCGTATCGGCCTCCTCACCCGACGACGTGCCAGAAGACACACTCGCGCACAAACTCCTTTCCGTGAAGGGCGTCGCAGATATTCTCCTCCTGCCTGCCTTCCTCACGATCTCTCGAACGGATGGCGTCGCCTGGTCGACGTTGATGCCGAAAGTGGAGGATGTTCTGACGAGACACTTCGCCGAACGAGCGAAACGGACGTAA
- a CDS encoding thioredoxin family protein, which translates to MHTCCEVPVSSAHASRRRLVSVIVAAALWFLLPGDVAAQPQELPLGSSMPSVTASFTTVDGGTVQLSSLLGQKATVFVFWSNQCPWVDRYEDRVLGLAKQAESEGVAFVLVNSNDAAAYPKESAEGNAQRAASKNYPVTYVRDENAVLAKALGASRAPHAFVFDDNSTLVYAGTIDDSPASADNVQKPYLKDAIDAVVAGEEVPVADTKAFGCTLKF; encoded by the coding sequence ATGCATACCTGCTGCGAAGTCCCTGTTTCTTCTGCTCATGCGTCGCGTCGTCGACTCGTCTCGGTGATCGTCGCAGCGGCCCTCTGGTTTTTGCTTCCAGGGGATGTCGCTGCTCAGCCCCAGGAGCTTCCTCTTGGTTCGTCGATGCCGTCGGTGACGGCTTCGTTTACTACGGTCGACGGGGGCACCGTACAACTTTCATCCCTGCTGGGGCAGAAGGCGACCGTCTTCGTGTTCTGGAGTAACCAGTGCCCATGGGTGGATCGCTACGAGGACCGTGTTCTCGGGCTCGCCAAGCAAGCGGAGTCTGAGGGCGTTGCGTTTGTCCTGGTCAACTCGAATGATGCCGCCGCGTACCCAAAAGAGTCAGCCGAGGGCAACGCTCAGCGCGCGGCATCGAAAAACTACCCGGTTACGTACGTACGGGACGAAAATGCAGTGCTGGCTAAAGCACTCGGGGCCTCTCGTGCCCCCCATGCGTTTGTCTTTGATGATAATAGTACCCTCGTTTATGCGGGAACGATTGACGATAGTCCCGCCTCCGCCGATAACGTGCAGAAGCCGTACCTGAAGGACGCTATCGATGCTGTTGTCGCGGGAGAGGAGGTGCCGGTCGCAGACACGAAAGCATTTGGCTGTACACTTAAATTTTGA
- a CDS encoding sodium-dependent transporter, with translation MASSDQPRFSSRLGLILSVLGIAVGTGNIWRFPRIAATNGGEEGAGAFLIAWITFLFLWSIPLIIAEYALGRKGRSGVVGTFVRIAGERSAWMGAFVGMVASAIMFYYAVVAGWCIFYFVEMLTNPLPLTQESAQGVWDAFQAGYTPLWFHAAAMAFGAFAVWTGVRRIETVNKVLIPTLLVIVLFALGWTLSLDGAGDGIAFLFNPQWEQLARPEIWLEALTQNAWDTGAGWGLILTYAAYMQSRHGVVTNAFITGIGNNIVSLMAGMIIFGTVFATLGAEMSKGDILGVMQTSGPAGTGLTFIWMPRLFADMPLGSVLAVLFFLGLSFAAFSSLISMIELATRTFVDFGIDRKSAILGVCGFGFLFGVPSALNLDIFANQDFVWGIGLLISGALVAAAVISYGVGDFRVDAIASVQGDRDPGRVWEVLVGVLVPVQAVILLGWWLWQSAAVYAPDSWFNPLEPFSVMTCLVQWGLAIVVFLALNKTMARRTLGQTSPVE, from the coding sequence ATGGCCTCAAGCGACCAACCGCGTTTCTCGTCTCGTCTCGGATTGATTCTCAGCGTTCTCGGCATCGCGGTCGGGACGGGGAATATCTGGCGGTTCCCGCGAATCGCTGCGACGAATGGTGGAGAGGAGGGAGCCGGTGCGTTCCTCATCGCGTGGATCACATTTCTGTTTCTCTGGAGCATTCCGCTCATTATCGCGGAGTACGCGCTCGGTCGAAAAGGGCGAAGCGGTGTGGTCGGTACGTTCGTTCGCATCGCGGGCGAGCGGTCGGCGTGGATGGGCGCGTTCGTCGGAATGGTCGCATCCGCGATCATGTTTTACTACGCCGTGGTGGCCGGGTGGTGCATCTTTTATTTCGTCGAGATGCTCACAAACCCACTGCCATTAACTCAGGAATCTGCGCAGGGCGTATGGGACGCCTTCCAGGCTGGGTACACGCCGCTCTGGTTTCATGCGGCGGCCATGGCGTTCGGGGCCTTTGCCGTGTGGACGGGGGTGCGCCGAATCGAGACGGTCAACAAAGTCCTCATCCCGACGCTGCTGGTCATCGTCCTGTTCGCTCTGGGGTGGACGCTGTCGCTCGACGGAGCCGGGGACGGCATCGCTTTTCTTTTCAATCCGCAGTGGGAGCAGCTCGCCCGGCCTGAGATCTGGTTGGAGGCGCTCACGCAAAATGCCTGGGACACCGGGGCCGGGTGGGGGCTGATTCTCACGTACGCCGCCTACATGCAGAGTCGACATGGCGTTGTGACGAATGCCTTCATCACCGGGATTGGCAACAACATCGTCTCGCTCATGGCCGGTATGATTATCTTCGGGACCGTCTTTGCGACGCTGGGTGCGGAAATGTCGAAAGGAGACATCCTGGGCGTGATGCAGACGAGCGGGCCGGCTGGAACCGGACTCACGTTCATCTGGATGCCACGGCTGTTTGCGGACATGCCGCTCGGGTCGGTGCTTGCTGTGCTCTTCTTTCTCGGCCTCTCGTTCGCCGCGTTCAGCTCCCTCATTTCGATGATTGAGCTTGCCACGCGCACGTTCGTCGACTTCGGGATCGACCGCAAAAGTGCTATTCTGGGTGTCTGCGGCTTCGGCTTTCTCTTCGGCGTACCGTCTGCTCTAAATCTCGACATCTTCGCCAATCAGGATTTCGTGTGGGGCATCGGTTTGCTGATTTCGGGAGCACTGGTTGCCGCTGCGGTTATATCGTACGGCGTCGGAGACTTCCGGGTCGACGCGATCGCTTCGGTTCAAGGCGACAGAGATCCAGGCCGCGTGTGGGAGGTGCTTGTCGGGGTTCTGGTCCCCGTGCAGGCGGTCATTCTCCTTGGATGGTGGTTGTGGCAGTCGGCAGCTGTGTACGCGCCGGATAGCTGGTTCAACCCGCTGGAGCCGTTCTCTGTGATGACATGCCTCGTTCAATGGGGGCTCGCTATCGTCGTCTTTCTCGCGCTTAACAAGACTATGGCTCGTCGAACGCTGGGTCAGACCTCACCAGTCGAATAG